In Anomaloglossus baeobatrachus isolate aAnoBae1 chromosome 2, aAnoBae1.hap1, whole genome shotgun sequence, the DNA window TTCTTTGCATATATAATTTACTGGTTGTTGAACAAATCCAATAGCGAGGGATGGACTCACAGTATTAAGAGGTCAGATGCCCTCAAAAGAGGAAAGTGTTCGATGTTTATGCTGTCCATACTTTCTTTTCTTTGCATTGTTTGAGTGTGTAATATGAAAATCTGTTTGTGTTTAAATAACTCAATTTCTAACACTGTCTTTGAGTTAatcaatattttatttattttttgcaacaGTTCACACATTCAGAAAATGATCATTCTCCTGGGTGAATTCTGTGATGTGTCACAAGACTAGATTTATCTgtgaaacatttctcacattctgagcatgagaAATGCTTCTCTCCTGAGTGAATTctttcatgtttaacaagatcagaTTTATTAAtataacatttgccacattctgaacatttgaatggtttttcccctgtgtgaattttttgatgattTCTAAGTTTGGTTTtagtaataaaacatttcccacattctgaacataaatatggtttctcccctgtatgaattctttCATGTGTTACAAGATGTGATCTATTTGTAAAACATttgtcacattctgaacatgaatatggcttctcccccgtgtggctTCTCTCATGTagaacaagatgtgatttatttgtaaaacatttcccacattctaaacatgaatatggtttctcccctgtgtgaattctatcATGTTTAACCAGATTTGATTTATctacaaaacattttccacatactgaacatgaatatagcttctcccctgtatgtCTTCTCTCATGTTGATCAAGGCCTGATTTGCGGGTAAAGCATTTCCCACAAAGTGAACATgtatacggcttctcccctgtgtgagttcttctgtgtaTAAAAAGATTTGAACTTTGTGTGAACTGTTTTCCACAATCACTGCATTGAAAGCTTTTACCACTTTTGCTACTTGTACTTGTGATAATCTGCGACTGGTCATGTAAAAATTCCATATGATTAATGTAATTATATGATAAATTTGTACAGTGGAGTCTTGGATGTATGCTGTTCAGGTCTTCTCCTGAAGAGTTCTCCATTAGATCTTCATCCTCAACTTTGCTATGTAGGGATAACACAATATTTTCCACAAGGTTCTTTCTGGGGTTTTCTATTAAGATTAAAAATtacaaataattattttatttttcctaAAACAGTATACACTTTGACAACTACATGTACAGAGGTGGAAATGCATGTAGTTCTTAATGCCATTTATGAGCCAAACACAGAAGTAGATCAAGCAGTTAGGGAATTTAAAAATCTATTCTTTATATTTCCATGTTCCTTTAAAACATACTTCTGGGTTTGGTTAAAATAACTGCGGTAAAACTGCACGTGTGATTCCTCCTTTACACAGCTATATGTAAAAGTATATTAGTGTGTTGTATACAATCAGTGGTCACTTattgctgctgcttgacattgagtgctgctgctcagtttatttgtaatcagaatgccctgctctttctcctgttctgtagtcccgagtttactttaatttaatgtatacgcagctataggattactccgtcctaggtgcattactttacatttatcaacattaaatctcatttgctaagtatctgctcattctgacagcttatccagatcgttttgtaatattgtactatcaaggtcagtttttaatatcctacatagtttggtgtcttcagcaaagactgacactttactatcaatcccatccacaaggtcattaaaaaagagattaaaaagaatcggtcctaacacagatccctgtggcacgccactgctgactacagcccaattagagaatgtaccatttatgacgactctttttcttttcctatcttttagccaat includes these proteins:
- the LOC142292395 gene encoding gastrula zinc finger protein XlCGF66.1-like isoform X2 → MDRVQTARRILSLTLQMISLLTGEEYMVVRKTREEAEEQRPHQAPITTTVYSMLKNSHQEIQEITNKITELLTGEVTLRCRDVAVYFSMKEWDYVEEHRDQYQEMMEVLRPRGSVDGLGVINRLERCLAPPYSQDYSSHQGEDLTDIKVEDEEEQMMADQLCMSDMIEKNPEEQTTENPRKNLVENIVLSLHSKVEDEDLMENSSGEDLNSIHPRLHCTNLSYNYINHMEFLHDQSQIITSTSSKSGKSFQCSDCGKQFTQSSNLFIHRRTHTGEKPYTCSLCGKCFTRKSGLDQHERRHTGEKLYSCSVCGKCFVDKSNLVKHDRIHTGEKPYSCLECGKCFTNKSHLVLHERSHTGEKPYSCSECDKCFTNRSHLVTHERIHTGEKPYLCSECGKCFITKTKLRNHQKIHTGEKPFKCSECGKCYINKSDLVKHERIHSGEKHFSCSECEKCFTDKSSLVTHHRIHPGE
- the LOC142292395 gene encoding uncharacterized protein LOC142292395 isoform X1; translation: MDRVQTARRILSLTLQMISLLTGEEYMVVRKTREEAEEQRPHQAPITTTVYSMLKNSHQEIQEITNKITELLTGEVTLRCRDVAVYFSMKEWDYVEEHRDQYQEMMEVLRPRGSVDGARRRNPLDRCPSPLSSRSSPQENVRESHHADDLIDIKVEVLDEEEETDVMAEQQYGLGVINRLERCLAPPYSQDYSSHQGEDLTDIKVEDEEEQMMADQLCMSDMIEKNPEEQTTENPRKNLVENIVLSLHSKVEDEDLMENSSGEDLNSIHPRLHCTNLSYNYINHMEFLHDQSQIITSTSSKSGKSFQCSDCGKQFTQSSNLFIHRRTHTGEKPYTCSLCGKCFTRKSGLDQHERRHTGEKLYSCSVCGKCFVDKSNLVKHDRIHTGEKPYSCLECGKCFTNKSHLVLHERSHTGEKPYSCSECDKCFTNRSHLVTHERIHTGEKPYLCSECGKCFITKTKLRNHQKIHTGEKPFKCSECGKCYINKSDLVKHERIHSGEKHFSCSECEKCFTDKSSLVTHHRIHPGE
- the LOC142292395 gene encoding uncharacterized protein LOC142292395 isoform X3; the protein is MNGARRRNPLDRCPSPLSSRSSPQENVRESHHADDLIDIKVEVLDEEEETDVMAEQQYGLGVINRLERCLAPPYSQDYSSHQGEDLTDIKVEDEEEQMMADQLCMSDMIEKNPEEQTTENPRKNLVENIVLSLHSKVEDEDLMENSSGEDLNSIHPRLHCTNLSYNYINHMEFLHDQSQIITSTSSKSGKSFQCSDCGKQFTQSSNLFIHRRTHTGEKPYTCSLCGKCFTRKSGLDQHERRHTGEKLYSCSVCGKCFVDKSNLVKHDRIHTGEKPYSCLECGKCFTNKSHLVLHERSHTGEKPYSCSECDKCFTNRSHLVTHERIHTGEKPYLCSECGKCFITKTKLRNHQKIHTGEKPFKCSECGKCYINKSDLVKHERIHSGEKHFSCSECEKCFTDKSSLVTHHRIHPGE